A genomic region of Lycorma delicatula isolate Av1 chromosome 4, ASM4794821v1, whole genome shotgun sequence contains the following coding sequences:
- the Lac gene encoding septate junction protein lachesin: MYFNVLNSFIFLCLVTIVTCQRTPTISYITQVQIKDIGDTVELECSVQYADQYPVLWMKVDKQKLTEPVPISTGSSLIIHESRFALRKDTASSTYTLQIKDIQETDAGFYQCQVFIAMNNKISAEVELQVRRPPIISDNSTRSIVVSEGQSVSLECYAVGHPQPRVSWRRENNAILPTGGSIYRGNILKIAAIKKEDRGTYYCVAENGVGRGARRNIAVAVEFSPVVTVPRPRLGQALQYDMDLECHIEAYPPPAIVWLKDEVQLSNNQHYSLSYFATADEFTDTTLRVITIEKRQYGLYTCKASNKLGTAEALVELFETIIPVCPPACGQSHYGAASLVTTNTALFIFTVIIFLYRNCYSQH, encoded by the exons ttacatgtCAACGAACGCCAACAATTTCTTATATCACTCAAGTACAAATAAAAGATATAGGGGACACTGTTGAGCTGGAGTGTTCTGTTCAGTATGCCGATCAGTATCCTGTTCTGTGGATGAAAGTTGATAAACAAAAACTCACTGAACCAGTGCCAATTTCAACTGGTAGCTCTCTTATTATTCATGAAAGTAGATTTGCACTGAGAAAAGATACTGCAAGTTCTACATATACTCTACag ATAAAAGACATTCAGGAGACTGATGCCGGTTTTTACCAGTGTCAAGTATTTATTGCAATGAATAACAAAATCAGCGCAGAAGTTGAACTGCAAGTGCGCCGGCCGCCAATCATTTCTGATAATTCTACTCGATCAATCGTTGTCAGTGAAGGCCAAAGTGTTAGTTTAGAATGCTATGCTGTTGGCCATCCTCAACCTAGAGTGTCATGGCGAAGAGAAAATAATGCTATTCTTCCCACTGGTGGCTCGATCTATAG aggaaataTCTTGAAGATagcagcaataaaaaaagaagatagagGTACATATTATTGTGTGGCTGAAAATGGAGTAGGAAGAGGAGCAAGAAGAAATATCGCTGTTGCTGTTGAATTTTCACCAGTTGTTACCGTACCACGTCCTAGACTCGGACAAGCATTACAGTATGATATGGATTTGGAGTGCCATATTGAAGCTTATCCTCCTCCTGCAATTGTCTGGCTTAAGGATGAAGTCCAACTTTCAAACAACCAGCATTACAG tttatcttaTTTTGCAACAGCAGATGAATTTACTGATACTACACTTCGTGTTATTACAATCGAAAAGAGACAATATGGTTTGTATACTTGCAAGGCTTCAAATAAACTTGGCACTGCAGAGGCTTTAGTTGAACTGTTTG AGACTATTATACCGGTTTGTCCACCTGCCTGCGGTCAATCTCATTATGGTGCTGCCTCTTTGGTAACCACAAACACTGCTCTGTTCATCTTTACagtcatcatatttttatatcg aaattGCTACTCCCAACATTAA